One window from the genome of Streptomyces sp. NBC_00287 encodes:
- the hemC gene encoding hydroxymethylbilane synthase — MSVPELIRIVSRDSPMALAQVERVRAELTALHPGVRTEVVPVKTTGDKWLGDLSKVEGKGAFTKEVDAALLAGEADLAVHCVKDVPADRPLPAGTVFAAFLKRDDIRDALIHPGGLTLDELPDGTRIGTSSVRRIAQLAATHPHLECVPFRGNANRRLAKLQAGEADALLLAVSGLERIDRCDVISEVLSPETMMPPIGAGILALQCREDDDELIDAVSGLGDPDTHREATAERMFLHVLQGHCNSPIAGYARVDHGGELSLRACVFTPDGKTRLNAHEWAGRLDPATLGTSVAVALLRQGAREIIDGIPH, encoded by the coding sequence ATGTCCGTCCCCGAACTGATCCGTATCGTCTCCCGCGACTCGCCCATGGCGCTCGCCCAAGTGGAGCGCGTCCGTGCCGAGTTGACTGCCCTGCATCCCGGGGTGCGGACCGAGGTCGTGCCGGTGAAGACGACCGGTGACAAGTGGCTGGGAGACCTGTCGAAGGTCGAGGGCAAGGGGGCATTCACCAAGGAGGTGGACGCCGCCCTGCTGGCCGGTGAGGCCGATCTGGCGGTGCACTGCGTCAAGGACGTGCCCGCCGACCGGCCGCTTCCGGCGGGCACCGTCTTCGCCGCCTTCCTCAAGCGGGACGACATCCGCGACGCCCTGATCCACCCGGGCGGCCTCACCCTGGACGAGCTGCCGGACGGCACCCGGATCGGCACCTCGTCGGTGCGCCGGATCGCCCAACTCGCCGCCACCCACCCGCATCTGGAGTGCGTGCCCTTCCGCGGCAACGCCAACCGGCGGCTGGCGAAGCTGCAGGCCGGCGAGGCGGACGCGCTGCTGCTCGCGGTGTCCGGCCTGGAGCGGATCGACCGGTGTGACGTGATCAGCGAGGTCCTCTCCCCCGAGACGATGATGCCGCCGATCGGCGCGGGCATCCTCGCCCTGCAGTGCCGGGAGGACGACGACGAGCTCATCGACGCCGTCAGCGGCCTCGGTGATCCGGACACCCATCGGGAGGCCACCGCCGAGCGGATGTTCCTGCATGTGCTCCAGGGGCACTGCAACAGCCCGATCGCGGGGTACGCGCGTGTGGACCACGGCGGGGAACTGTCCCTGCGGGCCTGCGTGTTCACCCCGGACGGCAAGACCCGGCTGAACGCTCACGAGTGGGCCGGCCGACTGGATCCGGCCACCCTCGGCACCTCGGTCGCCGTGGCACTGCTGCGGCAGGGCGCCCGCGAGATCATCGACGGCATCCCGCACTGA
- a CDS encoding MFS transporter, which produces MTDYRSATAENTAQGPAWRRGAVVAALMLAAFTFNTTENLPVGLLPLMADDLGVSLPTVGLLVTGYALTVVVVSLPLAHATRAIPRRHLLTVLLGLLAAASWASTLGIVSYGPLLATRATTALAQALYWSVMGPVAVGLYPPERRGRVIGLLSVGGSLATVLGVPAGTWLGAHAGWRTPFAVLGALALVSLVAVAVLLPTSRPQESHSAYGVAPDRRRFLVVVATTALSVTGVFTAFTYVVTFLNEVSGFEDDAVSAVLLAFGMAGLAGVTVTGPLLDRFPRATLAVPVTTQTIALLGLYAGGHSKVVCVALLMLLGASVGPAFMASQSRVLHVAPGRTESALAANSVAFNAGVAVGALLGGALFTAVGVRGTFLVGGLVTAGALAVLSWEQREQRAQGPS; this is translated from the coding sequence ATGACCGACTACCGCTCGGCAACCGCCGAGAACACCGCCCAAGGCCCCGCCTGGCGCCGAGGCGCCGTCGTCGCTGCGCTGATGCTCGCGGCGTTCACCTTCAACACCACCGAGAACCTCCCCGTGGGCCTGCTCCCCCTCATGGCGGACGACCTCGGGGTCTCACTCCCGACGGTGGGCCTGCTGGTCACCGGCTACGCGCTCACCGTCGTCGTGGTGTCCCTGCCCCTCGCCCACGCCACCCGCGCGATCCCCCGCCGCCACCTGCTGACCGTCCTGCTCGGCCTGCTCGCCGCGGCGAGCTGGGCCTCGACGCTCGGCATCGTCTCCTACGGCCCGCTGCTCGCGACACGCGCGACGACGGCGCTCGCACAGGCGCTGTACTGGTCGGTGATGGGCCCGGTCGCGGTCGGCCTGTACCCGCCCGAGCGGCGCGGGCGGGTCATCGGTCTGCTGTCGGTCGGGGGCTCGCTGGCCACGGTGCTCGGAGTGCCGGCCGGAACCTGGCTGGGCGCGCACGCCGGATGGCGGACCCCGTTCGCGGTGCTCGGCGCGCTCGCGCTGGTGTCGCTCGTCGCGGTCGCCGTCCTGTTGCCGACGTCCCGCCCGCAGGAGAGTCACTCGGCCTACGGTGTCGCCCCGGACCGGCGCCGCTTCCTGGTTGTCGTCGCCACCACCGCCCTGTCGGTGACGGGCGTGTTCACGGCGTTCACGTATGTCGTGACGTTCCTGAACGAGGTCAGCGGGTTCGAGGACGACGCGGTGAGCGCCGTACTGCTGGCGTTCGGGATGGCCGGCCTGGCGGGGGTCACGGTGACCGGTCCGCTCCTCGACCGGTTCCCGCGCGCCACGCTCGCCGTGCCGGTGACGACCCAGACCATCGCCCTGCTCGGCCTGTACGCGGGCGGGCACAGCAAGGTGGTGTGCGTCGCGCTGCTGATGCTGCTGGGGGCGTCGGTCGGGCCGGCGTTCATGGCCTCGCAGAGCCGGGTGCTCCATGTCGCCCCCGGCCGCACCGAATCGGCCCTCGCCGCCAACTCGGTCGCCTTCAACGCGGGCGTGGCCGTCGGCGCCCTCCTCGGCGGCGCCCTGTTCACGGCGGTCGGGGTGCGCGGAACGTTTCTCGTCGGGGGGCTGGTCACGGCCGGGGCGCTCGCGGTGCTCTCCTGGGAACAGCGGGAACAGCGGGCACAGGGACCGTCGTAA